A single genomic interval of Rhizobium leguminosarum bv. trifolii WSM1325 harbors:
- a CDS encoding extracellular solute-binding protein family 1 (PFAM: extracellular solute-binding protein family 1~KEGG: ret:RHE_CH00082 sugar ABC transporter, substrate-binding protein) — protein MTFRVSRRNFVAGGATLLSLSALGTSALAQETRLRLLWWGSQPRADRTNKVSQLYQSKKPGTSVTGEFLGWGDYWPRLATQVAGRNAPDVIQMDYRYIVQYARRGALAPLESYMPAKLNLDDFDKAQIEGGSVDGHLYGVSLGANSAATVLNTTAFKEAGVDLPTQATTWEEFARMGAEITKAGKRKGMFGLADGSGGEPLFENWLRQRGKALYTADGKIAFDVDDASEWYDMWAKFRAAGACVPADVQALDKNDIDTNTVSLGKSAAGFAHSNQFVAYQAMNKDKLALTNYMRIKPESKGGHYRKPSMFFSVSAQSKAVDLAVDYVNFFVKNPEAALLLDVERGIPESSAMREVVAAKLDENGKVALAYVSGLGDLAGKLPPPPPAGAGEGELMLRNIAEQVGFGQLSPSDGGKQLVAEITQILARG, from the coding sequence ATGACATTCCGTGTAAGCAGACGTAATTTCGTTGCGGGAGGAGCGACGCTTCTTTCGCTCTCGGCGCTGGGAACCAGCGCTTTGGCACAGGAAACGCGCTTGCGTCTCCTGTGGTGGGGCTCGCAGCCGCGTGCGGATCGCACCAACAAGGTGTCGCAGCTCTATCAGTCGAAGAAGCCAGGCACCTCGGTGACCGGCGAATTCCTCGGCTGGGGCGACTACTGGCCGCGCCTTGCGACCCAGGTCGCCGGCCGCAACGCGCCCGACGTCATCCAGATGGATTATCGCTATATCGTCCAGTATGCGCGGCGCGGCGCGCTCGCCCCGCTCGAATCCTATATGCCGGCCAAACTCAACCTCGACGATTTCGACAAGGCGCAGATCGAAGGCGGCAGCGTCGACGGCCATCTCTACGGCGTCAGCCTCGGGGCGAATTCGGCCGCCACGGTCCTGAACACCACCGCCTTCAAGGAGGCCGGCGTCGATCTGCCGACCCAGGCGACCACCTGGGAAGAGTTCGCCCGCATGGGTGCGGAGATCACCAAGGCAGGCAAACGCAAGGGCATGTTCGGCTTGGCCGACGGCAGCGGCGGCGAACCGCTGTTCGAAAACTGGCTGCGTCAGCGCGGCAAGGCGCTTTATACCGCCGACGGCAAGATCGCCTTCGACGTGGACGATGCCTCCGAATGGTACGACATGTGGGCCAAGTTCCGTGCGGCCGGCGCCTGCGTTCCTGCCGATGTCCAGGCTCTCGACAAGAACGATATCGACACCAACACGGTTTCGCTCGGCAAGTCGGCCGCCGGTTTTGCCCATTCCAACCAGTTCGTCGCCTATCAGGCAATGAACAAGGACAAGCTGGCGCTGACCAACTACATGCGCATTAAGCCGGAATCGAAGGGCGGCCACTATCGCAAGCCTTCGATGTTCTTCTCGGTCTCCGCCCAGTCGAAAGCCGTGGACCTGGCCGTGGACTACGTCAATTTCTTCGTCAAGAACCCCGAGGCAGCGCTGCTTCTGGATGTCGAACGCGGCATTCCGGAATCGAGCGCCATGCGTGAGGTCGTCGCGGCGAAGCTTGATGAGAACGGCAAGGTTGCGCTGGCCTATGTCAGCGGCCTGGGCGATCTCGCCGGCAAATTGCCGCCGCCGCCGCCTGCCGGCGCCGGTGAAGGTGAGTTGATGTTACGCAACATCGCCGAACAGGTCGGCTTCGGACAGCTGTCTCCCTCCGACGGCGGCAAACAGCTTGTCGCTGAAATCACGCAGATTCTCGCACGAGGCTGA
- a CDS encoding binding-protein-dependent transport systems inner membrane component (PFAM: binding-protein-dependent transport systems inner membrane component~KEGG: rec:RHECIAT_CH0000087 probable sugar ABC transporter, permease protein) has translation MSNAMRTPAGAINVERYQGAVAEGRFRRLWNANAPGYLFLLPWLIGFFGLTLGPALISLYLSFTDFDMLQSPRWVGMANYVRIATADPKFSAAMHVTLTYVVFSVPFKLTFALLVAMALNRGLRGLSVYRAIFYLPSLLGGSVAIAVLWRQLFASDGLVNAALSYFGIEGPSWISHPNYSIYTLVALSVWQFGSPMIIFLAGLRQIPQDMYEAASLDGASKFRQFYKITLPLLTPVIFFNAVVQTIDAFKAFTPAFIISGGTGGPINSTLFYTLYLYQEAFGNFRMGYASALAWILVVIIAIFTAFSFLTSRYWVHYDD, from the coding sequence ATGAGCAATGCGATGCGCACGCCCGCAGGGGCCATCAATGTGGAAAGATATCAGGGGGCCGTGGCCGAAGGACGCTTCAGGCGTCTCTGGAATGCCAATGCTCCCGGCTATCTCTTCCTTCTTCCATGGCTCATCGGCTTTTTCGGGCTGACGCTCGGGCCGGCCCTGATTTCGCTCTACCTTTCCTTCACCGACTTCGACATGCTTCAGTCGCCGCGGTGGGTGGGAATGGCGAATTACGTGCGCATCGCCACGGCGGACCCGAAATTCTCGGCCGCCATGCATGTCACCCTGACCTATGTCGTCTTCTCGGTGCCGTTCAAGCTGACCTTCGCATTGCTGGTCGCCATGGCGCTGAACCGCGGCTTGCGTGGGCTGTCGGTCTATCGTGCCATCTTCTATCTGCCGTCACTGCTGGGCGGTAGCGTGGCGATCGCCGTGCTCTGGCGTCAGCTTTTCGCCAGCGATGGCCTCGTCAATGCCGCGCTTTCATATTTCGGTATCGAAGGTCCAAGCTGGATCTCGCATCCGAACTATTCGATCTACACGCTGGTGGCTCTTTCCGTCTGGCAGTTCGGCTCGCCGATGATTATTTTCCTGGCCGGCCTGCGCCAGATCCCGCAGGATATGTATGAGGCCGCGAGCCTCGATGGCGCCTCCAAGTTCCGGCAATTCTACAAGATCACGCTGCCGCTTCTGACGCCGGTGATCTTTTTCAATGCCGTCGTTCAGACGATTGATGCTTTCAAGGCCTTCACGCCGGCCTTCATCATATCAGGCGGCACCGGCGGTCCGATCAACTCGACGCTGTTCTACACGCTCTACCTCTATCAGGAAGCCTTCGGCAATTTCCGCATGGGCTACGCCTCGGCGCTCGCCTGGATCCTGGTGGTGATCATCGCGATCTTCACCGCCTTCTCCTTCCTGACCTCGCGTTATTGGGTGCACTACGATGACTGA
- a CDS encoding binding-protein-dependent transport systems inner membrane component (PFAM: binding-protein-dependent transport systems inner membrane component~KEGG: rec:RHECIAT_CH0000088 probable sugar ABC transporter, permease protein) encodes MTASVTAARPPSDITKRSLPASLIIHALLIAASLLMLYPLLWMVSASVRPENEIFSSTSLIPSSIDFSSYARGWVGLDVSFGRFFWNSLVISLLVVTGNVIACSLTAFAFARLRFVGRNFWFAIMLGTLMIPYHVTLIPQYVLFLDLGWVNTILPLVVPKFLASDAFFIFLMVQFFRGIPRELDEAAMMDGCSAWRIYWKIMLPLSLPVMATAAIFSFIWTWDDFFGPLIYLNDMNTYTIQLGLRTFVDSTSASDWGGLFAMSTLTLVPVFFFFLFFQRLLIEGIATTGMKR; translated from the coding sequence ATGACCGCTTCCGTCACTGCGGCCAGGCCGCCATCCGACATCACCAAACGCAGCCTGCCGGCGTCGCTGATCATCCACGCCCTGCTGATCGCTGCTTCACTGTTGATGCTTTATCCGCTGTTGTGGATGGTTTCGGCATCGGTCAGGCCGGAAAACGAGATCTTCTCGTCGACCTCGCTCATCCCGTCGTCGATCGATTTCTCCTCCTATGCGCGCGGTTGGGTCGGCCTCGATGTCAGCTTCGGCCGGTTCTTCTGGAATTCGCTGGTCATCTCGCTGCTGGTGGTGACAGGCAATGTCATCGCTTGTTCGCTGACAGCCTTCGCCTTTGCGCGGCTGCGTTTTGTCGGCCGGAACTTCTGGTTCGCGATCATGCTCGGCACGTTGATGATCCCCTATCACGTGACGCTGATCCCGCAATATGTGCTCTTTCTCGATCTCGGCTGGGTCAACACCATCCTGCCGCTTGTCGTGCCGAAGTTCCTGGCAAGCGATGCCTTCTTCATCTTCCTGATGGTGCAGTTCTTCCGCGGCATCCCGCGCGAACTCGATGAGGCGGCGATGATGGATGGCTGCAGCGCTTGGCGCATCTACTGGAAGATCATGCTGCCACTGTCGCTGCCGGTGATGGCAACGGCTGCGATCTTCTCCTTCATCTGGACCTGGGACGATTTCTTCGGTCCGCTGATCTACCTGAACGATATGAACACTTATACGATCCAGCTCGGCCTGCGCACCTTCGTCGATTCCACCAGTGCATCGGATTGGGGCGGTTTGTTCGCCATGTCGACGCTGACGCTCGTGCCGGTGTTCTTCTTCTTCCTGTTCTTCCAGCGCCTGCTGATCGAGGGCATTGCCACGACGGGTATGAAGCGTTGA
- a CDS encoding oxidoreductase domain protein (PFAM: oxidoreductase domain protein; Oxidoreductase domain~KEGG: ret:RHE_CH00085 oxidoreductase protein) yields the protein MSIRTVAIVGCGIGRSHIVEGYLPHSDKFKVVAICDLNEQRMAAVGDEFGIERRTTSFAELLADDTIDIIDICTPPGIHLEQVVAALAAGKHVVCEKPLTGSLAAVDTIMEAEKTAKGVLMPIFQYRYGDGIQKAKRIIDAGIAGKPYTASVETFWLRKPEYYAVPWRGKWATELGGVLVTHALHLHDMLMHLMGPAARVFGRVATRVNDIEVEDCASASLLMENGAFVSLSCTLGSQEQISRLRLHFENVTFESSHEPYTPGKDPWKIIAANDDVREKIERVVGDWQPVAPRFTTQMGQFHAFLSGHAPLPVTSWDARRALELVTAIYQSSDSGADVPLPVGPDSPKYADWRARTK from the coding sequence ATGAGCATCAGGACGGTGGCGATCGTTGGTTGCGGTATCGGCCGCTCCCACATCGTCGAGGGTTACCTGCCGCATTCCGATAAGTTCAAGGTCGTGGCGATCTGCGACCTGAACGAGCAGCGCATGGCGGCGGTCGGCGACGAGTTCGGCATCGAACGGCGCACCACCTCTTTTGCGGAACTGCTGGCCGACGACACGATCGACATCATCGATATCTGCACCCCTCCCGGCATCCATCTGGAACAGGTGGTCGCGGCCCTGGCTGCCGGCAAACATGTCGTCTGCGAAAAGCCGCTGACAGGCTCGCTTGCCGCCGTCGATACCATCATGGAAGCGGAAAAGACCGCCAAAGGCGTGCTGATGCCGATCTTCCAGTATCGTTACGGTGACGGCATTCAGAAGGCCAAGCGGATCATCGACGCCGGTATTGCCGGCAAGCCCTATACCGCTTCGGTCGAAACCTTCTGGCTGCGCAAGCCGGAATATTACGCTGTGCCTTGGCGCGGTAAATGGGCGACGGAGCTTGGCGGCGTGCTCGTCACCCATGCCCTGCATCTGCACGACATGCTCATGCATCTGATGGGTCCGGCGGCAAGGGTCTTCGGCCGCGTCGCCACCCGAGTCAACGATATCGAGGTCGAGGATTGTGCCTCCGCCAGCCTGCTGATGGAAAACGGCGCCTTTGTCTCGCTGTCTTGCACGCTTGGTTCGCAGGAGCAGATTAGCCGGCTCAGGCTGCACTTCGAGAACGTCACTTTCGAAAGCAGCCACGAACCCTATACCCCCGGCAAGGACCCCTGGAAGATCATCGCCGCGAATGACGACGTGCGGGAAAAGATCGAACGGGTGGTTGGCGACTGGCAGCCGGTCGCGCCGCGTTTCACCACGCAGATGGGCCAGTTCCATGCCTTTTTGAGTGGCCATGCGCCGCTGCCGGTAACGAGCTGGGACGCGCGCCGGGCGCTGGAACTCGTCACCGCCATCTACCAATCTTCCGACAGCGGCGCTGACGTGCCGCTGCCGGTCGGTCCCGACAGTCCGAAATACGCCGATTGGCGCGCAAGAACGAAGTAA
- a CDS encoding ABC transporter related (PFAM: ABC transporter related; Transport-associated OB domain protein~SMART: AAA ATPase~KEGG: ret:RHE_CH00086 sugar ABC transporter, ATP binding protein), giving the protein MATSVVLQKVEKRYGSLDVIHGIDLTIDPGEFVVFVGPSGCGKSTLLRMIAGLEEITGGGLLLDNERMNEVAPAKRGIAMVFQSYALYPHMSVYKNLAFGLETAGYKKADIQPKVKRAAEILQIEKLLERKPKALSGGQRQRVAIGRAIVREPRIFLFDEPLSNLDAELRVQMRVEISRLHRSLGNTMIYVTHDQVEAMTMADKIVVLNSGRIEQVGAPLDLYNNPANRFVAGFIGSPKMNFLKARIEQVGETETSIHVCGNSVRLPRRLKGGAGEEVTFGIRPEHLSLAEGAIALSTVNVDLVENLGGATMLYTTTPDNQLLTVALDGQQKVERGANVKASFDPARCHVFDAAGKTI; this is encoded by the coding sequence ATGGCAACCAGTGTCGTTCTTCAGAAGGTCGAGAAGCGCTACGGCTCGCTGGATGTGATCCATGGCATCGATCTGACGATCGATCCCGGCGAATTCGTCGTTTTTGTCGGTCCCTCGGGCTGCGGAAAATCGACCCTTCTGCGCATGATCGCCGGTCTCGAGGAGATCACCGGCGGCGGGCTGCTGCTCGACAACGAACGCATGAACGAGGTGGCGCCTGCCAAGCGCGGCATCGCCATGGTCTTCCAGTCCTATGCGCTCTATCCCCATATGTCGGTCTACAAGAACCTCGCCTTCGGCCTGGAGACGGCGGGTTACAAGAAGGCCGATATCCAGCCGAAGGTGAAGCGCGCCGCCGAGATCCTGCAGATCGAGAAGCTGCTGGAGCGCAAGCCGAAGGCGCTCTCCGGCGGCCAGCGCCAGCGTGTCGCCATCGGCCGCGCCATCGTGCGCGAGCCGCGGATCTTCCTGTTCGACGAGCCGCTGTCGAACCTCGATGCCGAACTGCGCGTGCAGATGCGCGTCGAGATCTCCCGCCTGCATCGCAGCCTCGGCAATACGATGATCTATGTCACGCATGACCAGGTCGAAGCCATGACGATGGCGGACAAGATCGTGGTGTTGAATTCCGGCCGCATCGAGCAGGTCGGCGCGCCGCTCGATCTCTATAACAACCCGGCCAACCGCTTCGTCGCCGGCTTCATCGGCAGCCCGAAGATGAATTTTTTGAAGGCCCGCATCGAGCAGGTCGGCGAGACCGAAACCAGCATCCATGTCTGCGGCAATTCCGTCCGCCTGCCGCGCCGGCTGAAAGGCGGAGCCGGAGAGGAGGTCACCTTCGGCATCCGTCCCGAGCATCTTTCGCTGGCCGAAGGCGCAATCGCGCTCTCGACCGTCAACGTCGATCTCGTCGAAAATCTCGGCGGCGCCACCATGCTCTACACCACGACGCCGGATAACCAGCTCCTGACCGTCGCGCTTGACGGCCAGCAGAAGGTGGAGCGCGGCGCCAATGTGAAGGCTTCCTTCGATCCGGCCCGCTGCCACGTCTTCGACGCGGCCGGCAAGACGATCTAA
- a CDS encoding Choline/ethanolamine kinase (PFAM: Choline/ethanolamine kinase; aminoglycoside phosphotransferase~KEGG: ret:RHE_CH00087 putative choline kinase protein), with product MTPEDRIHALGIWQGPIEISPIAGGITNRNYLVSDAVARCVVRLGTDIPIHHITRQNELAASRAAHAAGISPAVIHHSPGVLVLEYIEARALSPEDIRTPDTLARVVPLVRACHRDIARHFRGQAMIFWVFHVIRDYAANLKASESAYLPLLSGLIGRAETLEEAAGPFEIAFGHNDLLAANFLDDGKRLWLIDWDYAGFNTPLFDLGGLASNNELSQAAERAMLETYFDRPLTDNLSRRYTAMKCASLLRETLWSMISEIHSTIDFDYAGYTAENLARFERAYQAFEQDQ from the coding sequence ATGACGCCTGAAGATAGGATTCATGCACTTGGCATCTGGCAGGGCCCGATCGAAATTTCGCCGATAGCAGGCGGCATCACCAACAGGAATTATCTGGTCAGCGATGCCGTCGCGCGCTGTGTGGTCAGGCTCGGCACCGATATTCCGATCCATCACATCACCAGGCAGAACGAGCTTGCCGCAAGCCGTGCCGCCCATGCAGCCGGCATTTCGCCGGCGGTCATCCACCATTCGCCGGGCGTCCTGGTGCTCGAATATATCGAGGCGAGAGCGCTTTCGCCGGAGGATATCAGGACACCTGATACGCTCGCCCGGGTCGTTCCGCTCGTCCGCGCCTGCCATCGCGACATCGCCCGGCATTTCCGCGGCCAGGCGATGATCTTCTGGGTCTTCCACGTCATCCGCGATTATGCCGCCAATCTGAAGGCGTCGGAGAGTGCCTATCTCCCTCTGCTGTCGGGGCTCATCGGCAGGGCTGAGACGCTGGAAGAAGCGGCAGGGCCTTTCGAGATCGCCTTCGGCCACAACGATCTGTTGGCCGCCAACTTTCTCGATGACGGCAAGAGGCTCTGGCTGATCGACTGGGACTATGCCGGTTTCAACACGCCGCTTTTCGATCTCGGCGGATTGGCCTCCAACAACGAACTCTCGCAAGCGGCCGAGCGCGCGATGCTGGAAACCTATTTCGACCGGCCGCTGACCGATAATCTCAGCCGGCGCTATACCGCGATGAAATGCGCCTCGCTGCTGCGCGAGACGCTCTGGAGCATGATTTCGGAAATCCATTCCACCATCGATTTCGATTACGCCGGCTACACGGCCGAAAATCTCGCGCGCTTCGAGCGCGCCTATCAAGCCTTTGAACAGGACCAATAA
- a CDS encoding FAD dependent oxidoreductase (PFAM: FAD dependent oxidoreductase; Glycine cleavage T-protein barrel; Sarcosine oxidase gamma subunit; glycine cleavage T protein (aminomethyl transferase)~KEGG: rec:RHECIAT_CH0000092 probable sarcosine dehydrogenase protein) produces the protein MTKELPKTAKAVVIGGGIIGCSTAYHLGKLGWTDTVLLERKKLTSGTTFHAAGLVGQLRTSANITQLLGYSVDLYKRLEAETGLGTGWKMNGGLRLACNEERWTEVRRQATTAQSFGLEMQLLTPQEAFDLWPLMTVDDLVGAAFLPTDGQANPSDITQALAKGARMSGVSIFEDTEVLDLEIDKGRIRAVVTAQGRIECERVVVCAGQWTRAFAARFGVNVPLVSVEHQYIITESFGAPSNLPTLRDPDRLTYYKEEVGGIVMGGYEPNPIPWAKAGIPEGFHYTLLDSNFDHFEQIMEQALGRVPALESVGVKQLLNGPESFTPDGNFILGEAPELKNFFVGAGFNAFGIASAGGAGMALAEWVTKGEPPYDLWPVDIRRFGRPHFDTDWVRTRTLEAYGKHYTMAWPFEEHSSGRPCRKSPLYDRLKAQGACFGEKLGWERPNWFADLFANEEPKDVYSYTRQNWFDAVGREHKAVREAAVIFDQTSFAKFVLKGRDAEAALSWIAANDVARPVGSLVYTQMLNDKGGIECDVTVARIAENEFYVVTGTGFATHDFDWIARNIPAEMHAELVDVTSAYSVLSLMGPNSRAVLEKVTGSDVSNAAFPFGKTVTIGIAGCPVRALRITYVGELGYELHIPIEYATTVYDVLMAAGGELGLVNAGYRAIESCRLEKGYRAWGSDIGPDHTPVEAGLGWAVKMRKNIPFRGREAIERQLSGGVKKRLACFIPEDADAVLLGRETIYRDGKRVGWLSSGGFGYTLGKPIGYGYVRSPEGVTEDFVLSGTYELDVARQRIPCKVSLSPLYDPDMARVKA, from the coding sequence ATGACGAAGGAATTACCGAAGACGGCGAAAGCCGTGGTCATCGGTGGCGGCATCATCGGCTGCTCGACAGCCTATCATCTCGGCAAGCTCGGCTGGACCGATACTGTCCTGCTGGAGCGCAAGAAGCTTACCTCGGGCACCACCTTCCACGCCGCCGGCCTCGTCGGCCAGCTGCGCACCAGCGCCAACATCACCCAGCTTCTCGGCTATTCCGTCGATCTCTACAAACGGCTGGAGGCGGAAACGGGTCTCGGCACCGGCTGGAAGATGAATGGCGGCCTGCGCCTTGCCTGCAATGAGGAACGCTGGACCGAGGTCAGGCGCCAGGCGACCACCGCCCAGTCCTTCGGTCTCGAAATGCAATTGCTGACGCCGCAGGAAGCCTTCGATCTCTGGCCGCTGATGACGGTGGACGATCTCGTCGGCGCTGCCTTCCTCCCGACCGACGGCCAGGCCAACCCCTCCGACATCACCCAGGCGCTGGCAAAGGGCGCCCGCATGTCAGGCGTTTCGATCTTCGAGGATACCGAAGTCCTCGACCTTGAAATCGACAAGGGAAGGATTCGTGCCGTCGTCACGGCGCAAGGGCGCATCGAATGCGAGCGCGTCGTCGTCTGCGCCGGCCAATGGACGCGCGCCTTCGCCGCCCGCTTCGGCGTCAACGTGCCGCTGGTCTCGGTCGAGCATCAATACATCATCACCGAATCCTTCGGCGCGCCCTCCAACCTGCCGACGCTGCGCGATCCCGATCGCCTGACCTACTATAAGGAGGAGGTCGGTGGCATCGTCATGGGCGGTTACGAGCCGAACCCCATTCCCTGGGCGAAAGCCGGCATCCCCGAAGGTTTCCACTACACGCTGCTCGACAGCAATTTCGACCATTTCGAACAGATCATGGAACAGGCGCTCGGCCGCGTTCCGGCGCTGGAGAGCGTCGGCGTCAAGCAGTTGCTGAACGGCCCGGAAAGCTTCACGCCGGATGGCAACTTCATTCTCGGCGAGGCCCCGGAGCTGAAGAATTTCTTTGTCGGCGCCGGTTTCAACGCCTTCGGCATTGCCTCGGCCGGCGGCGCCGGCATGGCGCTTGCCGAATGGGTGACGAAGGGCGAACCGCCTTATGATCTCTGGCCGGTCGATATCCGCCGTTTCGGCCGGCCGCATTTCGATACCGACTGGGTGCGCACGCGCACGCTCGAAGCCTATGGCAAACATTACACCATGGCCTGGCCGTTCGAGGAACATTCGAGCGGGCGCCCTTGCCGCAAATCACCGCTCTATGACCGGCTGAAGGCGCAGGGCGCCTGTTTCGGCGAAAAGCTCGGCTGGGAACGGCCGAACTGGTTTGCCGATCTCTTCGCCAACGAGGAGCCGAAGGATGTCTACAGCTACACCAGGCAGAACTGGTTCGACGCCGTCGGCCGCGAACATAAGGCCGTGCGCGAAGCGGCCGTCATCTTCGACCAGACCTCCTTTGCCAAATTCGTCCTGAAGGGCAGGGATGCCGAGGCAGCCTTGTCCTGGATCGCCGCCAACGATGTCGCAAGGCCGGTCGGCTCGCTTGTCTACACGCAGATGCTGAACGACAAGGGCGGCATCGAATGCGACGTGACGGTCGCCCGCATCGCCGAGAACGAATTTTACGTCGTCACTGGTACCGGTTTCGCCACCCATGACTTCGACTGGATCGCACGCAATATCCCGGCGGAGATGCATGCCGAGCTGGTCGACGTCACATCTGCCTATTCCGTGCTGTCGCTGATGGGACCGAATTCTCGCGCCGTGTTGGAAAAGGTGACGGGCAGCGACGTCTCGAATGCTGCCTTCCCCTTCGGCAAGACCGTGACCATCGGCATTGCAGGTTGCCCGGTGCGGGCGTTGCGCATCACCTATGTCGGCGAGCTCGGCTACGAACTGCATATTCCCATTGAATATGCGACCACGGTCTACGACGTGCTGATGGCCGCGGGTGGTGAGCTCGGCCTCGTCAATGCCGGCTACCGCGCCATTGAGAGCTGCCGCCTGGAAAAAGGTTATCGCGCCTGGGGTTCGGATATAGGTCCCGACCATACGCCTGTTGAAGCCGGTCTCGGCTGGGCGGTGAAAATGCGCAAGAATATTCCGTTCCGCGGCCGCGAGGCGATCGAGCGGCAGCTTTCGGGAGGCGTCAAGAAGCGCCTCGCCTGTTTCATTCCGGAGGATGCCGATGCTGTGCTGCTCGGCCGCGAAACGATCTATCGCGACGGCAAGCGCGTCGGCTGGCTGTCGAGCGGCGGCTTCGGCTACACGCTGGGCAAGCCCATCGGCTACGGCTACGTCCGCAGCCCCGAGGGAGTGACGGAAGATTTCGTCCTCTCCGGCACCTATGAGCTTGATGTCGCGCGGCAACGCATCCCCTGCAAGGTGTCGCTATCGCCGCTCTACGATCCCGATATGGCGCGGGTGAAGGCCTGA
- a CDS encoding Integrase catalytic region (PFAM: Integrase catalytic region~KEGG: hne:HNE_3190 ISHne2, transposase) has product MVWRETGIMDERLRFVGECLAGEETMTALCAAYGISRKTGYKWLERYRALGPAGLIDLPRAPLEHGRATAAELVARIVAEKEANPQWGPKKVLARLKRSAPQLCWPAASTIGEILKRHGLVGRRRHRWRAAGCGPFAPANGPNAVWSADYKGWFRTRDGRRCEPLTVMDTASRFLLALEACATPAEVEAWPVFERLFAEHGLPERFRSDNGSPFAAIGVTGLTTLAVRFIKLGIGLERIQPGKPQQNGRHERFHLTMLPLAMAPEVDHAAQQAVFDAFRQNYNAERPHEALAMDVPADHYRPSLRRLPDRLPEPDYPAEAAVRRVRSNGEIKWNGDLVYVAAALAGEVVAIEESEAGIWTLRFHAHPLGIIDKKTKRLVRPSALQPRPAGAGADTGLQGGEL; this is encoded by the coding sequence ATGGTTTGGAGAGAGACTGGCATCATGGACGAGCGGCTGCGCTTTGTTGGGGAATGTCTTGCGGGCGAGGAGACGATGACGGCGCTGTGTGCGGCCTACGGGATATCGCGCAAGACGGGCTACAAATGGTTGGAGCGGTATCGGGCGCTCGGCCCTGCGGGGCTTATCGACCTGCCGCGGGCGCCGCTTGAGCACGGGCGGGCAACGGCGGCGGAGCTGGTGGCGCGGATCGTGGCGGAGAAGGAGGCGAATCCGCAGTGGGGGCCGAAGAAGGTGCTGGCGCGGCTGAAGCGGTCGGCGCCGCAGCTTTGCTGGCCGGCGGCCTCGACGATAGGCGAGATCCTGAAGCGACACGGGCTGGTCGGGCGCCGGCGGCATCGCTGGCGGGCGGCTGGTTGCGGCCCGTTCGCGCCGGCCAACGGGCCCAATGCGGTGTGGAGCGCCGATTACAAGGGCTGGTTCAGGACCCGCGATGGGCGGCGCTGCGAGCCACTGACGGTGATGGATACGGCGAGCCGCTTTCTGCTGGCGCTGGAAGCCTGCGCGACGCCGGCCGAGGTAGAGGCCTGGCCGGTGTTCGAGCGGCTGTTTGCCGAGCACGGACTGCCGGAGCGCTTTCGCAGCGACAACGGTTCGCCCTTCGCGGCGATCGGCGTCACCGGGCTGACGACGCTTGCTGTACGGTTCATCAAGCTCGGCATCGGCCTGGAGCGCATCCAGCCGGGCAAACCGCAGCAGAACGGCCGCCACGAACGCTTCCATCTGACGATGCTGCCGCTGGCCATGGCGCCGGAGGTCGACCATGCCGCGCAGCAGGCGGTCTTTGACGCATTTCGCCAGAATTACAACGCCGAGCGTCCACACGAGGCGCTCGCTATGGACGTGCCTGCTGATCATTACCGACCATCACTGCGGCGCCTGCCCGACCGCCTGCCTGAACCGGACTATCCGGCCGAGGCGGCGGTGCGCCGGGTGCGCTCCAATGGCGAGATCAAATGGAACGGTGACCTCGTCTATGTCGCAGCAGCGCTGGCCGGCGAGGTCGTGGCGATCGAGGAGAGTGAAGCGGGCATCTGGACGCTACGCTTCCATGCCCATCCGCTCGGCATCATCGACAAGAAGACCAAGCGGCTTGTCCGCCCCAGCGCCCTGCAACCCCGACCAGCCGGCGCAGGGGCGGACACTGGTTTACAAGGGGGAGAACTGTAA